CTGCGATCGATCGCCGCTTGTCCATTGATTAATCGATGTAACTCTCACATTAGGGATGAGTCAGCAAGGATACGGGCCATAAGATCCCATAGAAGTTTTAAGAAAACATAAGATTAATGTTAAATCTTGTTCATGGATACAATGTTTTCTCTGTCCTGGACCTCTAACTTTTAGGAGCAAGCCCGCCGCATGATTCCCGATCATCCTTCCACCTCGACATCCGAAGTCCCCTTTCTAGCCATCCCTGCTGACCCCGACCCTGGAGCTGAGTCCTGTGACCAGCAAGTAGATAAACCGGAAGAAGCCTGTGGAGTTTTTGGGGTTTATGCCCCCGAGGAAGATGTTGCGAAGCTGACTTATTTTGGGCTCTATGCGCTCCAGCATCGAGGTCAGGAATCTGCAGGGATTGCAACCTTTGCAGGTGATGAAATTTCTTTGCATAAGGAAATGGGGCTGGTATCCCAGGTTTTCAATGAGTCCGTGCTAGCAAAGTTGAAAGGGACGATTGCGATCGGCCATACCCGCTATTCCACTACAGGGTCCAGCCGGGTGGTGAATGCTCAACCTGCCGTTGTTTCCACCCGCTTGGGTTCTCTGGCGTTAGCCCATAATGGCAATCTGGTTAATGCAGCGAAGTTACGGGAAGAGTTGCTGGAGCGTAACCATACCCTCCTGACTACCACTGATTCAGAGTTAATTGCCTTTGCGATTTCGGAAGCAGTCAACAGTGGCAAAGATTGGCTGGAAGGGGCCATTACCGCTTTTCACCGTTGTGAGGGGGCCTTTAGCCTGGTCATTGGTACTCAGATCGGGGTGATGGGGGTGCGGGATTCCCATGGGATTCGTCCTCTGGTTATAGGGACCTTGCCAGCCAGTAAAGCTGGAGTGCCCATCCGCTATGTCCTGGCTTCTGAAACCTGTGCCCTGGATATTATTGGGGCTGATTATCTGCGGGATGTCGAGCCAGGGGAGTTGGTCTGGATTACGGAGGAAGGGTTGGCCTCCTTTCATTGGACCCACAAACCCCAGCAAAAGCTTTGCATTTTTGAAATGATTTACTTTGCTCGACCTGATAGCATCATGCACCACGAAAGCCTGTATAGCTATCGGATCCGGATCGGGCAACGGTTGGCGGAAGAGGCTCCAGTCACAGCAGATTTGGTCATTCCTGTGCCTGATTCGGGTGTTCCGGCAGCGATCGGCTATTCCCAGGCTTCTGGTATTCCCTACGGGGAAGGGCTAATTAAAAATCGCTATGTCGGTCGTACCTTTATTCAGCCAACCCAGGCGATGCGGGAATCTGGGATTCGGATGAAACTAAATCCCCTACGAGATGTGCTGGTCGGCAAGCGTGTCATTATTGTGGATGACTCGATCGTGCGGGGAACCACCAGTCGCAAGATTGTGAAAGCGTTGCGAGATGCAGGGGCAACCGAGGTTCACATGCGAATTTCTTCTCCTCCCGTGACCCACCCCTGTTTTTATGGGATCGATACAGACAGCCAGAATCAGCTCATTGCAGCGACTAAATCCGTGGCTGAAATTACGGAACAAATCGGCGTAGATAGCCTTGCCTATCTGAGTTGGGAGGGCATGTTACTCGCGACCCGAGAAGAACCAGGGCAATTTTGCTCAGCCTGCTTTACCGGCGACTATCCCATCCCCATCCCTGACCCGGTCAAACGGACCAAACTGGCTCTAGAGAAAGTCCCCACCTAATTTCATGACATCCTGCTGCATGTAAAGACGCGATTAATCGCGTCTTTACATATGTGCGTCTTTACAGCCCTCTGTCCCCATCTGCATAGGCCCCAGGTAACGGATCAGGTAGGGGGAAAACACTTCGTAAATCAGGGTCAGGGGTTGCCGGTGATGCCAGAACAGGTAATGGCGACCCCAGAAAGGCCCTGGATATCCAAAAGCGGCCTCCAAGGCAGCAGAGTGGCCGTAGCAGAGGCCCTGCACATCCCGATACAGTTCCGTTCGTAGGCGGGCCAGACTGGCCCAAATCGGCAAAGATCGATTTTGCAGGTA
This portion of the Leptolyngbya sp. 'hensonii' genome encodes:
- the purF gene encoding amidophosphoribosyltransferase, producing MIPDHPSTSTSEVPFLAIPADPDPGAESCDQQVDKPEEACGVFGVYAPEEDVAKLTYFGLYALQHRGQESAGIATFAGDEISLHKEMGLVSQVFNESVLAKLKGTIAIGHTRYSTTGSSRVVNAQPAVVSTRLGSLALAHNGNLVNAAKLREELLERNHTLLTTTDSELIAFAISEAVNSGKDWLEGAITAFHRCEGAFSLVIGTQIGVMGVRDSHGIRPLVIGTLPASKAGVPIRYVLASETCALDIIGADYLRDVEPGELVWITEEGLASFHWTHKPQQKLCIFEMIYFARPDSIMHHESLYSYRIRIGQRLAEEAPVTADLVIPVPDSGVPAAIGYSQASGIPYGEGLIKNRYVGRTFIQPTQAMRESGIRMKLNPLRDVLVGKRVIIVDDSIVRGTTSRKIVKALRDAGATEVHMRISSPPVTHPCFYGIDTDSQNQLIAATKSVAEITEQIGVDSLAYLSWEGMLLATREEPGQFCSACFTGDYPIPIPDPVKRTKLALEKVPT